The Impatiens glandulifera chromosome 3, dImpGla2.1, whole genome shotgun sequence genome contains a region encoding:
- the LOC124928571 gene encoding uncharacterized protein LOC124928571 codes for MAQIINQVNVCQICGVEGYDCLVHCSSCDAYEHMYCMEKVIMEAPKDWKCDYCQIKTQDHLDGSRIDQIRVEFPLGPSKCFSWKGRFKILDESFMDLQCHLKAHLPTTIKKKIYQFSLKMPEEVKLTMVPRSNFGINTFTKDDISLYFFCGHNLGCIRYHQILDQMGANDYVMRSTMNGVELIVLSSRLLPVDSQHYLGRWPFMWAVLRSMRKYKTVSELNTTSIQVVESTSFLPPTLPTTIAMNCDFPPGFEHVKLERIEGGT; via the exons ATGGCGCAGATTATCAACCAG GTTAATGTATGTCAGATATGTGGGGTTGAAGGCTATGATTGTCTAGTTCATTGCTCTTCCTGTGATGCTTATGAACATAT GTATTGCATGGAGAAAGTCATAATGGAAGCACCAAAAGATTGGAAATGTGATTACTGTCAAATCAAGACTCAAG ATCATTTGGATGGAAGTAGAATTGACCAAATTCGAGTCGAGTTTCCTTTGGGCCCTTCTAAATGTTTTTCTTGGAA AGGAAGGTTCAAGATTCTTGATGAAAGTTTTATGGATCTTCAGTGTCACTTGAAGGCTCATCTTCCAAcaacaataaagaaaaaaatctaTCAGTTCTCGTTAAAAATGCCAGAAGAAGTAAAACTCACAATGGTTCCTAGATCCAACTTTGGGATAAATACGTTCACCAAAGATGACATTTCGTTGTATTTCTTCTGCGGTCATAATCTTGG ATGTATCAGATACCACCAGATATTGGATCAGATGGGGGCGAATGATTATGTAATGAGAAGCACTATGAATGGTGTGGAATTGATCGTTCTCAGTTCGAGGCTTCTTCCAGTGGATTCTCAAC ACTATTTGGGTCGATGGCCTTTCATGTGGGCAGTTCTTCGATCAATGAGAAAATATAAAACTGTAAGCGAACTGAATACAACATCGATTCAGGTGGTGGAGTCGACTAGTTTTCTTCCTCCAACTCTTCCAACTACAATTGCCATGAATTGTGATTTCCCACCTGGATTTGAACATGTGAAGTTGGAGAGAATAGAAGGTGGGACATAG